One part of the Lemur catta isolate mLemCat1 chromosome 13, mLemCat1.pri, whole genome shotgun sequence genome encodes these proteins:
- the POU4F1 gene encoding POU domain, class 4, transcription factor 1 produces the protein MMSMNSKQPHFAMHPTLPEHKYPSLHSSSEAIRRACLPTPPLQSNLFASLDETLLARAEALAAVDIAVSQGKSHPFKPDATYHTMNSVPCTSTSTVPLAHHHHHHHHHQALEPGDLLDHISSPSLALMAGAGGAGAAGGGGGAHDGPGGGGGPGGGGGPGGGGPGGGGGGGGPGGGGGGPGSGLLGGSAHPHPHMHGLGHLSHPAAAAAMNMPSGLPHPGLVAAAAHHGAAAAAAAAAAGQVAAASAAAAVVGAAGLASICDSDTDPRELEAFAERFKQRRIKLGVTQADVGSALANLKIPGVGSLSQSTICRFESLTLSHNNMIALKPILQAWLEEAEGAQREKMNKPELFNGGEKKRKRTSIAAPEKRSLEAYFAVQPRPSSEKIAAIAEKLDLKKNVVRVWFCNQRQKQKRMKFSATY, from the exons ATGATGTCCATGAACAGCAAGCAGCCTCACTTTGCCATGCATCCCACCCTCCCTGAGCACAAGTACCCGTCGCTGCACTCCAGCTCCGAGGCCATCCGGCGGGCCTGCCTGCCCACGCCGCCG CTGCAGAGCAACCTCTTCGCCAGCCTGGACGAGACGCTGCTGGCGCGGGCCGAGGCGCTGGCGGCCGTGGACATCGCCGTGTCCCAGGGCAAGAGCCATCCTTTCAAGCCGGACGCCACGTACCACACGATGAACAGCGTGCCGTGCACGTCCACGTCCACCGTGCCGCTGgcgcaccaccaccaccaccaccaccaccaccaagcgCTCGAGCCCGGCGATCTGCTGGACCACATCTCGTCGCCGTCGCTCGCGCTCATGGccggcgcgggcggcgcgggcgcggcgggcggcggcggcggcgcccaCGACGGCCCCGGGGGCGGTGGCGGcccggggggcggcggcggcccgggcggcggcggccccgggGGCGGCGGTGGTGGCGGTGGcccggggggcggcggcggcggcccggggAGCGGGCTGCTAGGCGGCTCGGCGCACCCGCACCCGCACATGCACGGCCTGGGCCACCTGTCGCACCCGGCGGCAGCGGCCGCCATGAACATGCCGTCCGGGCTGCCGCACCCCGGgctggtggcggcggcggcgcaccacggcgcggcggcggcggcggcggcggcggcggccgggcaGGTGGCGGCGGCGTCGGCGGCTGCGGCCGTGGTGGGTGCAGCGGGCCTGGCGTCCATCTGCGACTCGGACACGGACCCGCGCGAGCTCGAGGCGTTCGCCGAGCGCTTCAAGCAGCGGCGCATCAAGCTGGGCGTGACGCAGGCCGACGTGGGCTCGGCGCTGGCCAACCTCAAGATCCCGGGCGTGGGCTCGCTCAGCCAGAGCACCATCTGCAGGTTCGAGTCGCTCACGCTCTCGCACAACAACATGATCGCGCTCAAGCCCATTCTGCAGGCGTGGCTCGAGGAGGCCGAGGGCGCGCAGCGCGAGAAAATGAACAAGCCCGAGCTTTTCAACGGCGGCGAGAAGAAGCGCAAGCGGACTTCCATCGCCGCGCCCGAGAAGCGCTCCCTCGAGGCCTACTTCGCCGTGCAACCACGGCCCTCGTCCGAGAAGATCGCCGCCATCGCCGAGAAACTGGACCTCAAAAAGAACGTGGTGCGGGTGTGGTTTTGCAACCAGAGACAGAAGCAGAAGCGGATGAAATTCTCCGCCACTTACTGA